The genomic stretch gccgaggtgggcggatcatgaggtcaggagttcgagaccagcctggccaacatggtgacaccccgtctctactaaaaatacaaaaactagccgggcatggtggcacgtacctgtaatcccagctactcaggaggctgagggaggagaatcacttgaacctgggaggcgaaggttgcagtgagccgagatggcgccactgcactccagcttgggtgacagagcaagactccatcttggggagggaaaaaaaaatttaggggcAAAAGCCATCTTTGAGGTGTAGCACAAGGTGGAGGCATCAAGAGTGCCTTCCTGGAGGGGAGGAAAAATCAAATTGGCTGTAAAGGAGAACTGAGAATATCTAGATTTCAGAAAGGTGGAAGTCAAATCAAAGCAAAAAGCCCCACTCATAATAAAATTCATTCTTTATTGAGTGCATGGTGGCCCAGGTGCTATTCCGTGTATGTCATAGGTGTGAAACCTTAAATCTTTCCAACAGCCACTGCCTTATGGAGACTGTATCATCCTTATCTTCATCTTACAGGTGAGAAATCTGCAGTGAAGAAAGGTACATCCCAAGGGGACACCGACAGTAAGCAGTGGAGCTGGGATTCCAGACACGCGGCTGGGCCTCTGCAGGAAGAAATCAAACGTGTGGAAGGGTTGGGGAGAGGAGATGCCTAGAAGGGATTTTCCTGTATTCTCTTAGTGGTGGGGGTAAGACCAAGGACCCAAGTCCTCACTCATCACGTCCTCCCCAGTGATGCAAGGATGGAGCTGGTGTAAAACCAGGGAGAATCAGGACCCTCACGTCGCTGCGTTTATTAAGCATCAGGGTCAGAGCTgggcaggagaggaggggaggcaaGGTCTAGGTGAGAGACGTTCTGGAACCAGCCAGTGGGGTGGTAGGTCGGGAGGTGGATGTCACATGTCAGGGTCACTTGGCCTGAATGGTTTTTTGGATCCAGTTCGTGTATCTGCAGACGTTGGTGTAGACTCCTGGCTTCTCCTTTGATCCACAGGGGATGTTACCCCATGACACAAGGCCTCGGAGGTGGTCTCCACATACCAGCGGACCCCCAGAATCACCCTgcaggaaagagggagaaagtcAGATACAGATAGAAACccagagactgtgtgtgtgtgtgtgtgtgacagagagagaggtaGAAAGGGACAGAGGTACTTActgaaagatggagagaaagactcagggacagagagacagagagagagacagtaagACACacaaaggcacagagagagaatggTAGAGAGAGAATAAAGGAGACTCAAAGACACAGAGATAGGAATGCCAAGATGCAGAGGAACatagagagcaagaaagagaaacaatttaAGAATGGAGACTGACAGGTGTGGAGAGAGGCAGAGGTGTAGAGAccgatggagagagagagaaaagaagaagatgaagacgaaggaggagaaggaggaaggggaggagagggaagaggggaaggagagggaggaggggagggggagggggtcagggagatggaggaggaggaagaggaggaggaaaagagggagtggaagaggaagaggaagaaggaggggggaggaggggaaggagagggaggagggggagggggagagggagagggaggaggaggaagaggaaaagaggcagtggaagatgaagaggaagaggaagaaggaggaggaggaggaaaagaagatgaataagaggaggaggagaaaatgaggaagaggaggaggagggggaggaggggaggagggggaggaggggaggagggggaggaggggaggagggggaggaggggaggagggggaggaggggaggaggagggggagggggaggaggaggaagaggaggaggaagaggagaaggaggaagaggaggaggaggaagaggagaaggaggagaaggaagaggaggagaagaggaggaaaaggaggaggaggaaaagggggaggaggaagaggaggaggaggaagaggagaacgaggaggaggaagaggagaaggaagaggagaaggaggaggaggaggaagaggaggaggaagaggagaaggaggaagaggaagaggagaaggaggaggaagaggaggaggaagaggaggaggaggaagaggaggaggaggagaaggaagaggaggagaagaggaggaaaaggaggaggaggaaaagggggaggaggaagaggaggaggaggaagaggagaacgaggaggaggaagaggagaaggaagaggagaaggaggaggaagaggaggaggaggaagaggaggaggaagaggaggaggagggggaggaggagggggaggaggagggggaggaggagggggagggagaggagggggaggaggagacaaTAAGACCCAGGTGGGAGAGGTAGGGAGGGCCCAGGGAGAGATATGCCTGGCACTATTCCGTCCAGGGACACCTCTCCACCACGTGTCTTGAGGACAGTCTCGCCCGCCTGCCCTTTCTTTGCGTCCAACTTGCTATGTATCGctttccctgtctctgtctctgtttctgcctctgtctccctcttGGTGGGACTCTGCACATCCCTCAATGCATTAGTCATTCTGGCTTAAAGAGGAGAGCTTGGATGGATGACAATGGAGGAAAAGTTAAAGTATTCGGGAGGGAGTCCCCTTTTCCCAGCTAGTGTCTCCCTCCTCCAGAGCCTGGTCGTTTCTGAGCAGGCTCGTAGGGGCTCTGTTTGAGGAAGGACAGTCCCCTCACACCATCTGCTTCCTTACTACCTCTCtttggttctttttgtttttagacagagtctggctctgtccccaggctggagtgcagtggcgtgatctcagctcactgcagcctctgcctcctgggtttaagcaattctccagcctcagcctcccgagtagctgggactacaggtgtgtcccaccatgcttgtgtaatttttgtattttttttttttgagatggaatcttgctctgttgccaggctggagtgcagtagcatgatctcgactcactgcaacaacctccgcctccaggttcaagtgattctcctgccacagcctcctgagtagctggaactacaggcgcctgccaccacgcccagctaatttttgtatttttagtagagatgaggtttccccatatcggccaggctggtctcaatctcttgacctggttattcacccacctcggcctcccaaggtgctgggattacaggcatgagccactgtgcccatcctaatttttgtatttttagtagagatagggtttcaccatgttgatcaggctggtctcgaactcctgaccccaggtgatcctcctgcttcggcctcccaaggtgctgggattacaggcatgagccactgtgcccatcctaatttttgtatttttagtagagatagggtttcaccatgttgatcaggctggtctcgaactcctgaccccaggtgatcctcctgcttcggcctcccaaagtgccaggattacaggcatgagccgctgctcCTGGCCTCTCTGGTTCTTGATCCCGTGGCCTCCATCCTTGTCTCTGCACTTCCTGTGTCTGCTGGCTGTGTCTTTATATCTCTGCATATCCCTgactgtgtctctgtgtgttgaACTAAGTCTCTTCTTTTCAGGGCTTGGGTTCTCCCTCAGCCTGTCTCTGTAAAGCTCTCTTTTGGcctgtgtctctctcttcctgtgtCTGGCCATGTTTTTGTGACTTCGTCCTGTCTCTGGCTGTGTAAGTGGCAGATCCGGGTCACCTCACCTGGCAGGAATCCTTCCCGTACTTCTCATCCCCAGCACACAACATGTTCTGGGTGATCTGGCCAGGGTAGGCATGCTCACACTCCTCACGGGACACCAGGTGGATGTATGCACACTGGATGGTGTCAGGGAAATCACCTGTTAGGGGAGAGATGGGCCAGACTCAGCCCAGGCCTTGCACTCCCCACATCCTCCCCAGTCACCCCCCCAACCCCTATAAGTCCTCCATCCTCTATTGGTCCCTCTTTTCTATTGGCACCCCTCTTCCTGTTTGTCTCTCATTCTTACATCTCATTACCATCGTCCCTGCCTCCTAATTAGTCCCTCTTTCTATCATTCTTCCCTCCCATTGGCTGTCTTCCTCATTAATCGTCTCTTCTCCAGGAGTCCTCATTTCCTAttggttttccttttctcttaggTCCCTCCTCCACTTTTCTCTCTTCCACTGGTCCCACCTTCTTCAGTAGTTTCAGTTGACCTGGAGGACTCTTCCTCTGTTATGCCCTCCTCTACTGTACCCCTCCTGATCAGTAGTCCATTCTTCATTGGACACTTCCTGCCCATTGATTCATCTTGATTGGTCACTCTGTGACCATTGGTCTTTTCCTAACTGGCCATGCCCTCTCCCATTGGTTCTTCCTTTCTATTGGTTCTTTATCCAATGGTCCACCTCCATCATTGGTCCTTTTCTAACTGTCCCCACCCTCCCTCATGGATCCTCCCTTTCTATTGGCCTTTCCTCCAATGGTCTACCTTCCTCATTGGTCCTTTCCTAACTGGCCCTGCCCTCCCTCATTGGCTCTCTCTTCCTATTGGTCTGCTTCCCTCCTTGGTCCTTTTCTAACTGGCCTCACCATCCCCCACTGGCTCTCCCTTCCTATTAGCCCTTCATCCAATGGTCCACCTCCCTCATTGGTCCTTTTCTAACTTGCCACATCCTCCCCCATTGTCTCTGCCTTCCCACTGGCCCTTCATCCAATGGTTCACCTTTCTTATTGGCCCTTCACACACAGGCCCACCTTCATGGTTCCTGCTGATCTATTGGACCTGTTTTTTCCTCTAGTGACTCCTCTGGACCATTGATCCTTTCCCCTTAGTCCCTCTTCCATCAGCTATACCCCCATTCACTGTCTCAATTCACATCCTTCAGTTGGCTTTTGTGCTTTATTGGTTTCTCTTCTTCCATCAGTTCCTTCTCCATTATTCCTTCCTGCTGTTCAATGAATCCTGATCGGTCCCCTTTGACCTTTGACATCCTTCCTGATTAGCATCTCCCCACTGACCTTCCCTCTTTATTGAACCTTCATCTTATGTTCCATCTCTCCCATGCTATTCACCCATTGGTCTACATTTTCCATTGGCTGTTCACTCACTGGCCCAGCTCCCAAATTCACTCTCCCTCCCCCTTGACCTTTCTCCCATTGAAACCCTGTCCCATTGGTCCTCACCATTAGCCCATCTTCCCATGGCCCCTCACCAATTTTCCCACTCCCCATCCTTTGGCCCACTTCCCCCAGTAGCCAGTAGCCTGCTCCCCACCAGCCTCCCACTACTGACCATCTGCTGTCTTGCCCCAGCCCAGGATGTGGCAGCTGGTGGTGTTGGCTGAGCAGTCCCTCTCCAGGGGAAGGGGCTGGATGAGTTCAGAGAGTTTGGCTGGGCGTGCCAGGCGCAACAGCATGATGTCCTGGTCATGGCTGGCGGCATCATAGTCAGGGTGGATCACAGCCCGGACAACAGAACTCTGCTCCTGGGAACTCTCCCTTTGCCGAAGGTTATGCTTCCCCAGGAACACCTGAAGATTCCTGGGAAGGAAGAGGGCTGGGTCTCACCTGGAGCCCTTGGGCTACAGTTGAGGCTTCAGAGAGGGCTGGGAAGTCATGAATCAGCTGGCCTGCTCCTCCCACAGTCTTCCCCAGCTGGGTAAATGGCAATTCCATCCTTTCAGAATAATCTTGGGGGCTATTCTTCACTCTCTTTATTTCATGCCCTACATCCAAGCTGTCCAGAATTCCTTTTGCCTCTCTGAAGCATATCCAGAATCTGGCCACATCTCACCTTTCCCACGGCTACCATCTTGGTTTGAGCTGCCTTTTCACTTCCTACCTGAACTAGAGCAGTAGCCTCCTCAATGGGCTCCCTGCTCCATCTCTGGCCCCCCACAGTCCATCGTCCACAAAGCAACCAGAGATATTTTAACAATGTAAGTTGGTCCTGTGCCTCCTCTGCTCAGCCCCTCCTATGACTCCCATCTCTCTCGGAATCAAAGCCAAAGTTCTCAACGTGGCGCACCAGGCCTTGCAAGCACTGCCCCATCATCTCTCAGACAtcttctcctcccactctccccttctctccctctgctccagccaaACGCTGGCTTCCCTGTCTTGCCTTGAACACAatagtgatcttcccacctcagggcctttgcactgctgttccctctgccagcAAGTCTGTCCTCCAAGTACCTGCATAGctcactccctcacttccttTAAATGTCGCCtctcagggaagccttccttaGTTGcccaattaaaatacaaatacctGTTAGTAGGCAATTCCTATCTCCCTCCCCTGCTTTCTGTTCCACCAGAGAACCTATCACAATCATCTGACATGCTATatatttattgttaaatatttactcaTTGTATTATTTCTCCTCCTTGCAGAGCAATGCTGTCCACTAAATGCTACGATGCCATGATCTCGATCTGCACTGTCCAGAGGTGGCTGGGGGAACCACAAGCTACAGGTGGCTgctgagtacttgaaatgtggcttgtggattttccatttcattaatttcaatgTAATTTGCTATATGTGACTGATGGCTACCATATTAGACAGTGCAGCTCTAGGATGTCAAGATGGggatttttgttctattcagataTAGTATCTCCAGTGCGTTGATCAGCACCTGGCACAGGATAGGTGTTTGATACATATTCCTGAAACAGAGAGTCACTCCCTTGCTCAGACATCACCCATGGCTCCCCATTGTCCTAAGAATAAAGCCTGGGCTCCTCCACTTGGCACTGGAGCCCCTGTGTGATCTGGCTGTAGTCACTTTCCAACCTTATCTCCCAGCACCTTCTGCCCCCCAGTGAACgggaaattttcttttctgagaatACTCAAGACGGTTCTCACCTCAGGGGTGTTATCACAGCCTTTCCTCTgccctgaacattccttttcccaTCTTCGTGCCTCTGCTTGGATTTTATCTCATTAGAAAGTCCTTCCTGACCCTCCTCCATCTAAAGTAGGTACCCCTATTCTTTTCCTTCATAATTTGTAATTATATGGGGTTTTGAAGGGTTTGCttcttttgttggtttgtttttttgagacagggtctcgctctgtcacccaggctggatctgCAGTGGTGTTCTgtagatcacagctcactgcagctttgtactcctgggctcgagtgatccacccgcctcggcctcccaaagtgctgggattacaggcatgagccaccatggccagcccaatttgcttcttctttctttcctttttttttagacagagtctcgctctgtggttcaggctggagtgcagtggcgcgatctcggctcactgcaacctccgcctcccaggttcaagcaattctcctgccttagcctcccaagttgctggaattacaggagcccaccaccatgcctggctaattttttgtattttcagtagagacagggttgcaccatgttggccaagctggtctcgaactccggtaatccacccacctcggcctcccaaagtgctgggattacaggcatgagccaccatgcccagccctcactTTGCTTCTTAAATAACTGCTTGTCTGCACCTTGCTGTCCTTGTGCTCCCAAGGGCAGGGATGACGTGTGTGTCCCATCCATTGCTGAATCTCCACTGCCCAACTCGAATGTGGCACTTAGCAGGTGCTCTTAGTCAATGTACATCAAAGGAATGAATGATGGTGGTGAGAGTCATCCAAGGTCTCCTTGGGGTCAGGGGAACCACCCCAGGGATTGTCACTTGCTATTtccctgcacctcagtttcctcatttgcaaaatggtgcCAAGAGTCCCTTGTGGTGGGCATTCCAGGAAAGGTGTGTACATGGTTTCACTCAGCACCTGATTGGTAGTTAGCATCAAACAAGTGGCAGCTGTCGTGAATCTGACTAGTGAGGATCAGCGCCCAGGGTTTTTGTCCTGGGCCCTCCAGCTCCTCCAACTGTGCCAGCTTTTTGGATGATCTCATCTAGTCCCATGGCTTTAAATACACCTGTTTGCTGACGATGCCTTCATTTTAACCTCCAGCCCTGACCGCTCCTCTGAGCTCCAGAgtcctccctggcctccctgctGGGACATCTCCCAGGCATCTCAAACTCATCGTGGCTAAAGCAAAATGTCAGATGCTCCTGTGCCTACACCCGGCctgtttctctttccctctcccacaACTCAGAGAAAGACGTGGCAAAACACCCAGTTGTTCAGGACAAATACCCGGAAGCCAGCcctgcttcttcctctccctcctgttCCTCGTTGCCAAATTCTGCTGGCTCAGTCTCAGAATTCCACATCCCAAGATATTCAACATCCCTCCATCCCCACTGcgaccgcctgggttcaagccaccCCCCTATGTCGCCGGATGAAAGCAACAGCCCCCACGtgggcctccctccctctctcttgcccagACCACGTTCCACGTGGTAGCCAGGGTGcttgtaaaaatgtaaatcaggctgggtgtggtggtggctcatgcctgtaatcccagctctttgggagggcgaggagggcggatcacctgaggtcaggagttcgagaccagcctggtcaacatggtgaaatcccgtctctaccaaaaatacaaaaattagccaggcaaggtggtgcacacctgtaatctcagctacttggggtgctgaggcaggagactcgctggaacctgggaggcagaggttgcagtgagctgagatcatgccactacactccagcctgggtgacagagcgagactgtgtctcaaaaaacaaacaacaaaaacaaaactgcccAGTGGCTTCCTACTGTGCTCAGAATtaaatccaaatgcccatcatgcCCTGCAGGTCCCCAAATGATCCAATTCCCCCATTAGAAAGTAAGTTCAGGAAAACAGcaattttgcttgtttttttttgttttcttttttttattttcttttccactgctATGCccgcagggcctggcacacattaAGTACTCAATTAAGCAACAGCCGAATGCACCTGGCTATCAGATGGCCTCGTGCTGGGATGGGGGGGATGCCTGTGTCACCTCCTGCCTGACATCTATAAGACACCCTCAGGGTTCAGTCGCATCCGCTGTTCATTTACGGTGTAGACTCACGGTTTTTTGCAGTGGGCAGCTGTGAGGACCCACAGTGGATGGATAAGGACCCCACCACAGAGCAAGTGGCCCGAGGTGT from Pan paniscus chromosome 20, NHGRI_mPanPan1-v2.0_pri, whole genome shotgun sequence encodes the following:
- the KLK6 gene encoding kallikrein-6 — its product is MKKLMVVLSLIAAAWAEEQNKLVHGGPCDKTSHPYQAALYTSGHLLCGGVLIHPLWVLTAAHCKKPNLQVFLGKHNLRQRESSQEQSSVVRAVIHPDYDAASHDQDIMLLRLARPAKLSELIQPLPLERDCSANTTSCHILGWGKTADGDFPDTIQCAYIHLVSREECEHAYPGQITQNMLCAGDEKYGKDSCQGDSGGPLVCGDHLRGLVSWGNIPCGSKEKPGVYTNVCRYTNWIQKTIQAK